The following are encoded together in the Blattabacterium cuenoti BPAA genome:
- the ribH gene encoding 6,7-dimethyl-8-ribityllumazine synthase: MKKDPVYSLDPKKIKNENLKIAILVSLWNREITSRLYKGAYDTLIQLGVLKEKIKTWEVPGSYELIYSSKKIAHCCHFDSIIAIGSLIQGETPHFEYLCQAISHGIKEINIIYDVPVIFCVLSDRNQQQSFDRSGGKNGNKGIECAKTAIYMSLFRKSIK; this comes from the coding sequence ATGAAGAAAGATCCTGTTTATTCATTAGATCCAAAAAAAATAAAAAATGAAAATTTAAAAATTGCTATTCTTGTTTCTTTATGGAATAGAGAAATTACGAGTAGATTATATAAAGGTGCTTATGATACTTTAATTCAATTAGGTGTATTAAAAGAAAAAATTAAAACTTGGGAAGTTCCTGGAAGTTATGAATTAATTTATTCTTCTAAAAAAATTGCTCATTGTTGCCATTTTGATTCAATCATTGCAATAGGATCCTTGATACAAGGAGAAACTCCTCATTTTGAATATCTATGTCAAGCGATTTCGCATGGAATTAAAGAGATAAACATAATCTATGATGTTCCTGTTATATTTTGTGTTTTATCTGATAGAAATCAACAACAATCTTTTGATCGATCAGGCGGAAAAAATGGAAATAAGGGAATTGAATGTGCGAAAACAGCTATATATATGTCTTTATTTAGAAAATCTATAAAATGA
- a CDS encoding tetratricopeptide repeat protein — protein sequence MKKKFIFCSVILIIILYVTYFSFKTLFLYPSEKKAVKELSYAQQYLSQGEIDKALNKKKNKVNYLGFSGIVYKYPFTKAGNISKFYAGICYYKLGDYKESIKMMKSFSAKDEILSSIKYGIIGDAFIQMKNKKKALKNYVIAANVRENEITTPLFYYKAALLNFYMKKYENSQYFLRKIEKKYPSFLYKKNVEKYIMFIENKL from the coding sequence ATGAAAAAAAAATTTATTTTTTGTTCTGTTATATTGATAATCATATTATATGTTACATATTTTTCTTTTAAAACATTATTTTTATATCCATCAGAAAAAAAAGCGGTGAAAGAATTGAGTTATGCTCAACAATATCTTTCTCAAGGAGAGATAGATAAAGCCTTAAATAAAAAGAAGAATAAAGTTAACTATTTAGGATTTTCAGGTATAGTTTATAAATATCCTTTTACAAAAGCAGGTAATATATCAAAATTTTATGCAGGAATTTGCTATTATAAATTAGGGGATTACAAAGAATCCATAAAAATGATGAAAAGTTTTTCCGCAAAAGATGAAATCTTATCTTCTATAAAATATGGAATTATAGGAGATGCTTTCATTCAAATGAAAAATAAAAAAAAAGCCTTAAAAAATTATGTTATAGCAGCAAATGTAAGAGAAAATGAAATCACGACTCCTCTTTTTTATTACAAAGCCGCATTATTGAATTTTTATATGAAAAAATACGAGAATTCTCAATATTTTTTAAGAAAAATAGAAAAAAAATATCCTTCTTTTTTATACAAAAAAAACGTTGAAAAATATATTATGTTTATTGAAAATAAGTTATAA
- the gldE gene encoding gliding motility-associated protein GldE — MEKESSTNIFLEKTLYLVLYFALIIILLLFSALISGSETAFFCIEKKTLDKERKKNSYKGNIVFQILREKKKLLATILISNNFSNIGIVILSSYLITEFLQKKYLVIYKQFHIPIHFLLEVVVLTFILLLFGEIIPKIYASKNNFRFAIFMAKPLIILSKILNPISKIIILISKSIDKKTIKKKNLISVDQLSKALKITSSNPKNVKECQFLQRIVDFGNTETHQIMTPRIDMFALNRNINFSNVLESVRDQGYSRIPIYKDSIDDIEGVLFAKDLLPFIYHKHFQWNRLIHSPFFVPEKKKIDNLLSDFKERKIHLAIVVDEYGGTCGLVTLEDVIEEIVGDIIDEFDEEDMSYSKLNQNNYLFDGKTSLINFYRIMNIKEEIFFENKKGDADTLGGFIMEINKEFPKKKQKINFLNYSFIIKSIDHKRIKTIEVIRKKLN; from the coding sequence TTGGAAAAAGAATCTTCGACGAATATTTTTTTAGAAAAAACTTTATATTTAGTTTTATATTTTGCATTAATAATAATACTGTTGTTATTTTCTGCACTAATATCTGGATCAGAAACTGCTTTTTTTTGTATTGAAAAAAAAACTCTTGACAAAGAAAGAAAAAAAAATTCTTATAAAGGAAATATTGTTTTTCAAATTCTAAGAGAGAAAAAAAAACTATTAGCAACAATATTAATATCTAATAATTTTTCGAATATTGGAATCGTTATATTAAGTTCTTATTTAATAACAGAATTTTTACAAAAAAAATATTTAGTTATTTATAAGCAATTTCATATTCCCATTCACTTCCTTTTGGAAGTGGTAGTTCTTACTTTTATTTTACTTTTATTTGGAGAAATCATTCCTAAAATATATGCTAGTAAAAATAATTTTCGTTTTGCTATTTTTATGGCAAAACCCTTAATAATTCTTAGCAAAATACTAAATCCAATTAGTAAAATTATAATTCTAATTTCAAAATCTATAGATAAAAAAACCATAAAAAAAAAGAATCTTATTTCTGTAGATCAACTGTCAAAGGCTTTAAAAATTACATCTTCGAATCCAAAAAATGTTAAGGAATGTCAGTTTTTACAAAGAATTGTTGATTTTGGAAATACAGAAACACATCAAATTATGACTCCAAGAATAGATATGTTTGCTTTAAATAGAAATATAAATTTTTCTAATGTTTTAGAATCAGTTCGTGATCAAGGATACTCTCGTATTCCTATTTATAAAGATAGTATTGATGATATAGAAGGAGTTCTTTTTGCTAAAGATCTACTTCCATTTATTTATCATAAACATTTTCAATGGAATAGACTCATACATTCTCCTTTTTTTGTTCCAGAAAAAAAAAAGATAGATAATCTTTTAAGTGATTTTAAAGAAAGAAAAATACATTTAGCAATTGTGGTAGATGAATATGGAGGAACATGTGGACTAGTGACTCTTGAAGATGTAATTGAAGAAATAGTAGGAGATATTATTGATGAATTTGATGAAGAAGACATGTCTTATTCTAAATTAAACCAAAATAATTATTTATTTGATGGAAAAACATCTTTAATTAATTTCTATCGTATTATGAACATTAAAGAAGAAATTTTTTTTGAAAATAAAAAAGGGGATGCAGATACTTTAGGGGGGTTTATTATGGAAATAAATAAAGAATTTCCCAAAAAAAAACAAAAAATAAATTTTTTAAATTATTCTTTTATTATAAAAAGTATTGATCATAAAAGGATCAAAACTATAGAAGTTATAAGAAAAAAACTGAATTAG
- a CDS encoding A/G-specific adenine glycosylase, with the protein MDFSKKIINWYKKNKRKLPWRETKNTYYILVSEFMLQQTRISQTTIKHYLNFIKKFPSLEKLAQAKEKDVLKKWEGLGYYSRAKYLHSFAKKLKNDKKFFPNKYKELIKYKGIGPYTGAAIASICFHEVIPAIDGNACRVFSRYFGIFDDITSTITKNRFRVTVSKIMDFEHPGIFNQAIMDLGSILCTPKSPKCLLCPVQDSCFSIQNGTVYKLPVKKIRRFIIHRFFYYLFICDRNKNICLNKRSTKDIWKGLYDFPLIESKQNLSIHEIIDKIWEKFRVRVSNNVIYKVKQKLTHQILSIRFFNCEILQDLKKNILFDNFCFISPNQIGEYPFPRPIILFLKHEKMI; encoded by the coding sequence ATGGATTTTTCCAAAAAAATAATAAATTGGTATAAAAAAAATAAGAGAAAACTTCCTTGGAGAGAAACTAAAAATACATATTATATATTAGTTTCAGAGTTTATGTTGCAACAAACAAGAATTTCACAAACAACCATAAAGCATTATTTAAACTTTATAAAAAAATTTCCAAGTTTAGAAAAACTTGCTCAAGCGAAAGAAAAAGATGTGTTGAAAAAGTGGGAAGGATTGGGATATTATTCTAGAGCAAAATACTTGCATTCTTTTGCTAAAAAATTAAAAAATGATAAAAAGTTTTTTCCTAATAAATATAAAGAATTAATAAAATATAAAGGGATCGGGCCATATACAGGAGCAGCTATAGCATCTATATGTTTTCATGAAGTCATTCCTGCTATTGATGGAAATGCTTGTCGAGTATTTTCTAGATATTTTGGAATTTTCGATGATATTACATCTACTATTACAAAAAATAGATTTAGAGTTACGGTTTCAAAAATAATGGATTTTGAACATCCAGGAATTTTTAATCAAGCAATTATGGATTTAGGTTCTATTTTATGTACTCCAAAAAGTCCTAAATGTTTATTATGTCCAGTTCAAGATTCTTGTTTTTCTATTCAAAATGGAACTGTATATAAATTACCTGTAAAAAAAATAAGAAGATTCATAATACATAGATTTTTTTATTATCTTTTCATATGTGATCGTAATAAAAATATTTGTTTAAATAAAAGATCAACTAAAGATATATGGAAGGGTCTTTATGATTTTCCTTTAATAGAATCGAAACAAAATCTTTCAATTCATGAAATCATAGATAAAATTTGGGAAAAATTTAGAGTTAGGGTTTCTAATAATGTGATTTATAAAGTAAAACAAAAACTGACTCATCAAATTTTATCGATTCGATTCTTTAATTGTGAAATTTTGCAAGATTTAAAGAAAAATATATTATTTGATAATTTTTGTTTTATTTCCCCAAATCAAATAGGAGAGTACCCTTTTCCTCGTCCTATTATTTTATTTTTAAAACATGAAAAAATGATTTAG
- a CDS encoding HU family DNA-binding protein, which produces MTKADIITEIISETGSERIDTQKVIETFMEKIKQSLTSGENVYLRGFGSFIIKYRAKKLGRHISKDMSIVIPAHNIPAFKPSKSFTELVKKNVPIKEINKNTMNQ; this is translated from the coding sequence ATGACAAAAGCAGATATAATAACAGAAATCATATCAGAAACTGGATCTGAGAGAATTGATACACAAAAGGTGATAGAAACATTTATGGAAAAAATAAAACAAAGTTTAACATCGGGAGAAAATGTTTATTTAAGAGGATTCGGATCATTTATTATTAAATATCGAGCGAAAAAACTTGGACGTCATATATCCAAAGATATGTCTATTGTAATTCCTGCGCATAATATACCAGCATTTAAACCTTCAAAATCTTTTACAGAATTGGTCAAAAAAAATGTTCCTATCAAAGAAATAAATAAAAATACAATGAATCAATAA
- a CDS encoding Rne/Rng family ribonuclease, giving the protein MNQELIINAEEQEVKIALLEEGKLLELHRDVLNKKFSVGDIYFGIVKKILYGLNAAIIDIGHSKGAFLHYDDIGFQIDQMLNLISSNHINNNQKESNNFENQENKNSINHILYIGQKILVQISKEPISNKGPKLTTKICIPGRNLILIPFSEKISISKKIKNIKEKNRLISYIRKIIPNKFGMIIRTAADNEIEKVLNEELIFLMKKWKKTLNNLMKLFPPVRVLSENNKTYCLLRDIFNDHFKSICCNNDFLCQEIHSYLSLIAPKKTSIIKYYKGNVPIFEKYGIEKQIQVFLGKNVPLENGAYLIIEHTEALHVIDVNSGMINHMMKNCTESERSNNILKINLLAATEIARQLRLRDMGGIIVVDFIDMYNSIQKKKLYEHLKEEMKNDRAKHQILPPNKFGLVQFTRHRVRPELKKINVNNKQYQNSPKNYIHHLEFVIETIIRNKNHKGIQLHIHSFVSAFLKKGFPSIQQKWLLKYKKWIKIIPRDSFRYTEYQIIDKNHEILLSSFYFH; this is encoded by the coding sequence ATGAATCAAGAGTTAATTATAAATGCAGAAGAACAAGAAGTTAAAATAGCTCTTTTGGAAGAAGGAAAATTACTGGAGCTTCATAGAGATGTTTTGAATAAAAAATTCTCTGTAGGAGATATTTATTTTGGAATAGTTAAAAAAATTTTGTACGGATTAAATGCGGCTATCATAGATATAGGACATTCAAAAGGTGCATTTTTGCATTATGATGATATTGGATTTCAAATTGATCAAATGTTAAATTTGATATCTTCCAATCATATTAATAATAATCAAAAAGAATCGAATAATTTCGAAAATCAAGAAAACAAAAATTCTATAAATCATATATTGTATATCGGACAAAAAATTTTGGTTCAAATCTCCAAAGAACCTATTTCTAATAAAGGACCGAAACTTACTACAAAAATTTGTATTCCAGGTAGAAATTTAATCCTTATACCTTTTTCAGAAAAAATTTCTATTTCTAAAAAAATAAAAAATATAAAAGAAAAAAATAGATTGATTTCTTACATCAGGAAAATCATCCCAAATAAATTTGGGATGATTATTCGTACAGCTGCTGATAATGAAATAGAAAAAGTTCTAAATGAAGAACTCATTTTTTTAATGAAAAAATGGAAAAAAACATTAAATAATTTAATGAAACTTTTTCCACCAGTTCGTGTATTGAGTGAAAATAATAAAACTTATTGTTTATTAAGAGATATATTCAATGACCATTTCAAATCTATTTGTTGTAATAACGATTTTCTATGTCAAGAAATTCATTCATATTTATCTTTAATTGCTCCAAAAAAAACCAGTATAATTAAATATTATAAAGGAAATGTTCCCATATTTGAAAAATATGGGATAGAAAAACAAATACAAGTATTTTTAGGTAAAAATGTTCCTCTTGAAAATGGAGCTTATCTCATCATAGAACATACTGAAGCTTTACATGTTATAGATGTAAATAGTGGAATGATCAATCATATGATGAAAAATTGTACAGAATCAGAAAGGTCCAATAATATATTAAAAATTAATTTATTAGCAGCAACAGAAATAGCAAGACAGCTCAGATTAAGAGACATGGGAGGTATAATTGTTGTGGATTTTATAGATATGTATAATTCCATACAAAAAAAAAAGCTATATGAACATTTAAAAGAAGAAATGAAAAATGATAGAGCAAAACATCAAATTTTACCTCCCAATAAATTTGGTTTAGTTCAATTTACTCGTCATAGAGTAAGACCTGAATTAAAAAAAATAAATGTAAATAATAAACAGTATCAAAATTCTCCTAAAAATTATATTCATCATTTAGAATTTGTTATAGAAACTATTATAAGAAACAAAAATCATAAAGGAATCCAATTACATATTCATTCTTTCGTCTCAGCTTTTTTAAAAAAAGGATTTCCTTCTATTCAACAAAAATGGTTATTAAAATATAAAAAATGGATTAAAATAATTCCAAGAGATTCATTTAGATATACAGAATATCAAATTATAGATAAAAATCACGAAATCCTATTGTCTTCTTTTTATTTTCATTAA
- a CDS encoding citrate synthase — protein sequence MCSVVNFNINGYHYKLPVIYGTFCEKAINISKLRESTGFITFDPGFKNTGITKSSISFIDGEKGELLYRGYPIEQIINQCSFIETSYLILNGELPNTAQLKSFSEKIKKFNSIHKEINKILDNIPNSYHPMGILSFLTHILDAFINNSLREEDLYLHLLAKLPILAALTYRKKIGLPPTYADPHLDYTSNLLKMFFSIPNQSYELNPIISDALNKILILHADHEQNCSTTTVRLLGSAHAGLFASISAGMSALWGKLHGGANQAVIEMLEAILKSGGNIKKWIEKAKNKKDPFRLMGFGHRIYKNFDPRAKIAKKVAENVIQQLGISDPILELAKDVERKALQDSYFLEKKLYPNIDFYSGIIYQAIGIPKEMFTVMFALGRLPGWMAHWKEMKLNKDPIGRPRQIYIGYKKRNIKKK from the coding sequence ATGTGCAGTGTCGTAAATTTTAATATCAATGGATATCATTACAAACTCCCTGTCATTTATGGAACTTTTTGTGAAAAAGCTATTAATATTTCTAAATTAAGAGAAAGTACAGGGTTTATTACATTTGACCCAGGATTTAAAAATACAGGAATAACCAAAAGTTCTATTAGTTTTATAGATGGAGAAAAAGGAGAACTTTTATATAGAGGATATCCTATTGAACAAATTATTAATCAATGTTCGTTTATAGAAACAAGTTATCTTATTTTAAATGGAGAACTTCCTAATACTGCACAATTAAAATCTTTTTCTGAAAAAATCAAAAAATTTAATTCGATTCATAAGGAAATAAACAAAATACTTGATAATATTCCAAATTCTTATCATCCAATGGGAATTTTATCTTTTTTAACCCATATTTTGGACGCATTTATAAATAATTCTTTACGGGAAGAAGATCTATATCTTCATCTGTTAGCTAAATTACCTATATTAGCTGCTTTAACTTACAGAAAAAAAATAGGGTTACCTCCTACTTATGCAGATCCTCATCTTGATTATACTTCCAATTTGTTAAAAATGTTTTTTTCTATTCCTAATCAATCTTATGAACTAAATCCGATTATTTCGGATGCTTTGAACAAGATTTTAATATTACATGCAGATCATGAACAAAATTGCTCTACAACTACCGTTCGTTTATTAGGTTCTGCTCATGCTGGATTATTTGCATCTATATCTGCAGGAATGAGTGCTCTTTGGGGAAAATTACATGGAGGAGCGAATCAAGCTGTAATTGAAATGTTAGAAGCTATTTTAAAAAGTGGAGGAAATATCAAAAAGTGGATAGAAAAAGCGAAAAATAAGAAAGACCCATTTCGACTCATGGGATTTGGACATAGAATTTATAAAAATTTTGATCCTAGAGCTAAAATAGCTAAAAAAGTAGCTGAAAATGTAATTCAACAATTAGGTATTTCTGATCCAATATTAGAATTGGCAAAAGATGTTGAAAGAAAAGCTCTTCAGGATTCTTATTTTTTAGAAAAAAAACTTTATCCTAATATTGATTTTTATTCCGGAATTATTTATCAAGCTATAGGGATTCCAAAAGAAATGTTTACTGTTATGTTTGCTTTAGGAAGATTACCAGGATGGATGGCTCATTGGAAAGAAATGAAATTAAATAAAGACCCCATAGGTAGACCTAGACAAATTTATATAGGATATAAAAAAAGAAATATCAAAAAAAAATAG
- a CDS encoding GYDIA family GHMP kinase, producing MHRYRRRYRRFFYSHGKLLLTGEYCILCGACGLALPTIKGQSLTIFRHNLSSVLHWKSYDEINQPWFEGVFQLPSLDICYETEKNTALKLRDLLLKSKKIQKDFLPNSLGIYVKTQLEFPIDWGLGSSSTLINNIAKWAKIDPYMLLENNFSGSGYDLACVSISKPIIYKLWNQKPHIIPIEFNPPFKDKLFFLHLNKKQNTCDEIRYFRSNIISNISHENIENISSITQKIPFCKTLKEFEELLLKHEKIISKILNLPTIKEIYFPDYLGVVKSLGAWGGDFVLISSRKGMKHYFSNKGFDTLISFDEMIFKI from the coding sequence ATGCATCGATATAGAAGAAGATATAGACGTTTTTTTTACAGTCATGGAAAACTATTGTTAACAGGAGAATATTGTATTCTTTGTGGAGCCTGTGGTTTAGCACTTCCTACAATTAAAGGACAATCATTAACTATCTTTAGACACAATCTTTCTTCTGTTTTACATTGGAAAAGTTATGATGAAATCAATCAACCTTGGTTTGAAGGAGTATTTCAACTTCCTTCTTTAGATATTTGTTACGAAACAGAGAAGAATACGGCTCTTAAACTAAGAGATTTGTTATTAAAATCTAAAAAAATTCAAAAAGATTTTCTTCCTAATTCATTAGGAATATATGTTAAAACACAGTTGGAATTTCCAATAGATTGGGGATTAGGAAGTAGTTCTACTTTAATTAATAACATAGCAAAATGGGCAAAAATAGATCCTTATATGTTACTAGAAAATAATTTTTCAGGTAGTGGATATGATCTCGCTTGTGTTTCTATTTCAAAACCCATAATTTATAAACTATGGAATCAAAAACCTCATATCATTCCCATAGAATTTAACCCCCCCTTTAAAGATAAACTGTTTTTTCTGCATCTTAATAAAAAACAAAATACTTGTGATGAGATACGATATTTTCGTTCTAATATTATATCTAATATCTCTCATGAAAACATAGAGAACATATCTTCTATTACTCAAAAAATTCCCTTTTGTAAAACATTAAAAGAATTTGAAGAATTATTATTAAAACACGAAAAAATTATATCAAAAATACTGAATCTTCCTACTATTAAAGAAATATATTTTCCAGACTATTTAGGAGTCGTAAAAAGTCTAGGTGCTTGGGGTGGAGATTTTGTTTTGATAAGTTCTAGAAAAGGAATGAAACATTATTTTTCCAATAAGGGATTTGATACTCTTATTTCATTTGATGAAATGATTTTTAAAATATAG
- the fabD gene encoding ACP S-malonyltransferase, giving the protein MKAYLFPGQGSQFLGMGKDLYKNSHSAKKLFQLSDEILGFKMTSVMFEGTMETLKNTKYTQLAIYIYSVIKAKISNYFEPDMVAGHSLGEFSALAAINVFSFEDGLKLVNQRASIMQNICESTHGGMAVVFGLEDSIIENACKNDHGIVVPSNYNSPEQLVISGEIQALRRVCSFLKKIGAKKIFILPVHGAFHSPIMKPAQTKFQKIVNQIFFKDSKYPIYQNVTALPVIKSYDIKKNLVEQLTSPVKWKQSIKNMIAHGAVSFTEMGPGNILQGLIKKISKNSL; this is encoded by the coding sequence ATGAAAGCTTATTTATTTCCTGGTCAAGGGTCCCAATTTCTAGGAATGGGAAAAGATTTATACAAAAATTCTCATTCGGCAAAAAAATTATTTCAATTATCTGACGAAATTTTAGGGTTTAAAATGACATCTGTCATGTTTGAAGGAACCATGGAAACTTTAAAAAATACAAAGTATACACAATTAGCAATTTATATATATTCAGTTATAAAAGCAAAAATATCAAATTATTTTGAACCTGATATGGTAGCTGGACATTCTCTTGGTGAATTCTCTGCTTTAGCTGCAATTAATGTATTTTCTTTTGAAGATGGATTAAAATTAGTAAATCAAAGAGCATCAATAATGCAAAATATTTGTGAATCTACTCATGGAGGTATGGCTGTTGTGTTTGGATTGGAAGATTCTATTATAGAAAACGCTTGTAAAAACGATCATGGAATTGTAGTTCCTTCTAATTATAATAGTCCTGAACAATTAGTAATTTCTGGAGAAATTCAAGCTTTGAGAAGAGTTTGTTCTTTTCTAAAAAAAATAGGAGCTAAGAAAATATTTATTCTTCCTGTTCATGGAGCTTTTCATTCTCCGATTATGAAACCAGCCCAAACAAAATTTCAAAAAATTGTAAACCAAATTTTTTTTAAAGATTCTAAATATCCAATATACCAAAATGTAACTGCTCTACCTGTTATAAAATCTTATGATATAAAAAAAAATCTTGTTGAACAATTGACTTCTCCAGTTAAATGGAAACAATCTATAAAAAATATGATAGCTCATGGAGCTGTTTCATTTACAGAAATGGGTCCAGGAAATATTTTACAAGGATTAATTAAAAAAATTTCAAAAAATTCTTTATAA
- a CDS encoding TatD family hydrolase: MKITDTHTHLYMKEFDEDINFVIQKAFHKGINRFLLPSIDSSIVPNILKLEKKYPNICFSMIGLHPNKVDPYSLEKELKNIKTWLYKHSFISIGEIGMDLLEKKFVYEQEYAFQTQIQWAKQKKIPIVIHCRKAFDQVFHILSKEKNSSLQGVFHCFSGTLEQAQKIIDFGIKLGIGGMITFKNNHISQFLHKISLNHLVLETDSPYLSPHPLRGKRNEPKNLRIILKKLSQIYSMSEEKISEIIYWNVEKLFFTPF; encoded by the coding sequence ATGAAAATTACTGATACTCATACTCATTTATACATGAAAGAATTTGATGAAGATATTAATTTTGTAATACAAAAAGCCTTTCATAAAGGAATAAATAGATTTTTACTTCCTTCTATAGATAGTTCTATTGTTCCTAATATATTAAAATTAGAAAAAAAATATCCTAATATATGTTTTTCCATGATAGGATTGCATCCTAATAAAGTAGATCCATATAGTTTAGAAAAAGAATTGAAAAATATAAAAACATGGTTATATAAACATTCCTTTATTTCTATAGGAGAAATCGGAATGGATTTACTAGAAAAAAAATTCGTTTATGAACAGGAATACGCTTTTCAAACTCAAATACAATGGGCTAAACAAAAAAAAATTCCTATAGTTATACACTGTAGAAAAGCTTTTGATCAAGTTTTTCATATTTTATCAAAAGAAAAAAACTCTTCTCTTCAAGGAGTGTTTCATTGTTTTTCAGGTACTTTAGAACAAGCTCAAAAAATTATTGATTTTGGAATCAAACTAGGTATTGGTGGAATGATCACTTTTAAAAATAATCATATTAGTCAATTTTTACATAAAATAAGTTTGAACCATCTAGTATTAGAAACCGATTCCCCTTATCTTTCTCCACATCCTTTGAGAGGAAAAAGAAATGAGCCCAAAAATTTAAGAATAATTTTAAAAAAACTATCACAAATTTATTCTATGTCAGAAGAAAAAATATCCGAGATCATCTATTGGAATGTAGAAAAATTATTTTTCACACCATTTTAG
- the fumC gene encoding class II fumarate hydratase yields MTYRIEKDTLGVVKVPFDKYWGAQTERSRNNFKIGPEGSMPIEIIHAFGFLKKAAAHVNFEFGILSKKKKDMISLVCDEIINEKLNDQFPLVIWQTGSGTHTNMNINEVISNRAHVLMGKKLGKNQSFIHPNDDVNMSQSSNDTFSTAMHIASYQKLVKKTIPSIQKLRKTLEEKSKLFHDVIKIGRTHLMDAIPITLGQEFSGYVSQIDHGLNAIKKTLDHLSELAIGGTAVGTGLNAPKGYDKKITEYICKLTGSPFKVAQNKFEAISSHDAIVESHNAIKQIAVSLIKISNDIRFLASGPRSGIGEIHIPENEPGSSIMPGKVNPTQCESIIMVCTQIIGNDMTISMAGSSGNYELNVSKPLMAYNFLQSSQLLSDACTSFSSFCVMGIKPNYKRIKEFLDKSLMLVTALNTHIGYEKSAKIAKYAYENNSTLKEEAIRLGYLTVDEFEKFVNPSKMV; encoded by the coding sequence ATGACATATAGAATAGAAAAAGATACTTTGGGGGTCGTTAAAGTTCCTTTCGATAAATATTGGGGAGCACAAACAGAAAGATCTAGAAATAATTTTAAAATCGGCCCAGAAGGTTCTATGCCTATAGAAATTATTCATGCATTTGGTTTTTTAAAAAAAGCGGCTGCTCATGTTAATTTTGAGTTTGGGATTTTATCTAAAAAAAAAAAAGATATGATATCCTTAGTTTGTGATGAAATTATAAACGAAAAATTAAATGATCAATTTCCTTTAGTAATATGGCAAACTGGTTCAGGAACTCATACTAATATGAATATCAATGAGGTAATTTCTAATAGAGCTCATGTTTTGATGGGGAAAAAATTAGGAAAAAACCAATCTTTTATTCATCCCAATGATGATGTAAATATGTCTCAATCATCTAATGATACTTTTTCTACAGCAATGCATATTGCCTCTTATCAAAAACTAGTAAAAAAAACGATTCCTTCAATTCAAAAATTAAGAAAAACTTTGGAAGAAAAATCTAAGTTGTTTCATGATGTTATTAAAATAGGGAGAACTCATCTTATGGATGCAATTCCTATTACTTTAGGACAAGAATTTTCAGGATATGTTTCTCAAATAGATCATGGATTAAATGCTATAAAAAAAACTTTAGATCATCTTTCTGAATTGGCGATAGGAGGTACAGCTGTAGGAACAGGATTGAATGCTCCTAAAGGATATGATAAAAAAATAACCGAGTATATATGTAAGTTAACTGGTTCCCCTTTTAAAGTAGCACAAAATAAGTTTGAAGCAATATCATCTCATGATGCTATAGTGGAATCTCATAATGCTATTAAACAAATAGCTGTTTCTTTAATTAAAATATCAAATGATATTCGTTTTTTAGCTTCTGGTCCACGTTCAGGAATTGGAGAAATACATATTCCTGAAAATGAACCTGGATCTTCGATAATGCCTGGAAAAGTAAATCCGACTCAATGCGAGTCTATTATTATGGTTTGTACTCAAATTATAGGAAATGATATGACTATTTCTATGGCTGGATCTTCAGGAAATTATGAATTAAATGTATCTAAACCATTAATGGCATATAATTTTTTACAATCCTCTCAACTTCTTTCAGATGCTTGTACTTCTTTTTCTTCTTTTTGCGTGATGGGAATAAAACCAAATTATAAAAGAATTAAAGAATTTTTGGATAAGTCTTTGATGCTAGTTACAGCACTAAATACTCATATTGGATATGAAAAATCAGCAAAAATTGCAAAATATGCTTATGAAAATAATAGTACATTAAAAGAAGAAGCGATTCGATTAGGATATTTAACTGTTGACGAATTTGAAAAATTTGTAAATCCATCTAAAATGGTGTGA